One window of the Megalops cyprinoides isolate fMegCyp1 chromosome 2, fMegCyp1.pri, whole genome shotgun sequence genome contains the following:
- the abhd10b gene encoding abhydrolase domain containing 10, depalmitoylase b — MAAAVLRSCRAGVLQKAVRGKVAVFSSTCLGGVMQKSTVQYLTRPDLPKLAYQKVKGKSPGVVFLPGFASNMSGQKAEALEEFCKSLGHSYLRFDYTGCGLSEGVFADCTVGSWKRDVLCVLDELAEGPQILVGSSMGGWLMLLAAIARPEKIAALVGISTAADHFVTAFKSLPIEVRKEVEEKGQWLLPSKHSEEGGYTLSMDFLREAESHCVLHSPVPLTCPVRLIHGLQDEDVPWHVSLQVAERVLSTDVDVILRKHGQHRLSQKDDIKLMVYTIDDLIDKLTTMV, encoded by the exons ATGGCAGCCGCGGTGCTCAGGAGCTGCCGCGCAGGGGTTCTCCAAAAAGCTGTCCGCGGAAAAGTCGCCGTTTTTTCGTCCACATGCTTGGGAG GGGTCATGCAGAAGTCCACAGTTCAGTATCTGACACGCCCAGACCTGCCGAAGCTGGCCTATCAGAAGGTGAAAGGGAAGAGTCCGGGCGTGGTCTTCCTGCCAGGGTTTGCCTCCAACATGAGCGGCCAGAAAGCAGAGGCACTGGAGGAGTTCTGCAAGTCATTAGGCCACTCCTACCTGAG GTTTGACTACACGGGCTGCGGGTTGTCGGAGGGCGTGTTTGCGGACTGCACGGTGGGCAGCTGGAAGCGGGACGTGCTCTGTGTGCTGGACGAGCTGGCAGAGGGACCACAG ATTCTGGTTGGCTCCAGTATGGGCGGCTGGCTCATGCTGCTGGCCGCCATCGCCCGGCCGGAGAAGATCGCCGCCCTGGTGGGCATTTCCACTGCAGCGGATCACTTCGTCACGGCCTTCAAGTCCCTGCCGAtagag GTgaggaaggaggtggaggagaagggTCAGTGGCTGCTTCCCTCTAAGCACAGTGAGGAGGGAGGCTACACGCTAAGCATGGACTTCCTGCGGGAGGCGGAGTCACACTGTGTGCTACACAGCCCGGTGCCACTCACCTGCCCGGTGCGGCTGATCCACGGGCTGCAGGACGAGGACGTGCCCTGGCACGTGTCCCTGCAGGTGGCCGAGCGCGTCCTCAGCACCGACGTGGACGTCATCCTGCGGAAACATGGCCAGCACCGCCTGTCCCAGAAAGACGACATCAAGCTGATGGTCTACACCATCGACGACCTCATAGACAAACTCACCACCATGGTGTGA
- the zfx gene encoding zinc finger Y-chromosomal protein 1 — protein MDEGVTGLKPKIIFHSSDAGVLQGREVMVELQETALELEVGGEEEEEEEVIQDSVECVQCSEEDEEGLGSAVAVETCGMSLAGVTVGESHLGLDGLQVGMAPEELLVADQDTCGDYLMISLDEEGKMVEEGAEVMVEGMEEQGDVKEEEEEEEGQEVIKVYVIKAGAGENDFGGTVDIAERDQGVELTDLSGRSIREEMVYVSAGDTHHNEEDLGGGEAAEGVCVEVVVGGEEAVPLEQAYDNTALSNDCTPVTWPAACAGVEAGEGSESRVRVASTVRHVGQVGGKSSHAPYQHSKSRKRAEPRHVQTVVILGPHGQPLTAYPCCLCGKKFKSHGFLKRHTRNNHQEALNRKKYQCSDCDFSTNRKASLHSHMEAHTASSTEEFRQQRAPPAPRLPVVHTGEKPFPCRPADSSTPQTHAKASSPAPPPAPTHADPRGRRCPHCPHRSSSSSDLKRHVISAHTRDYPHRCPACRKGFHRPSELRRHSAGRCPGPTRSPASALGPAPASAHSPAPTSAPDPASAPDPASAPDPASAPDPASAPDPASTPDPTPAPIPAPVPGPNPSPAPTPGPTPSARKPHRCRHCGLRAADPFALSRHILSAHTKKPATAGRGRGRGVSGGGAKGPQRGRRVYQCQYCNYSTGDASGFKRHVISIHTKDYPHRCQHCGKGFRRPSEKNQHIARHHRELAASE, from the exons ATGGATGAAGGTGTGACAGGGCTGAAGCCTAAGATTATATTCCATAGCTCAG atgcaGGGGTCCTGCAGGGCAGGGAGGTGAtggtggagctgcaggagactGCTCTGGAGTTGGaggtgggaggagaggaggaggaggaggaggaggtgatcCAGGACTCCGTGGAGTGCGTGCAGTGCagcgaggaggacgaggaggggCTGGGGTCAGCCGTTGCTGTGGAGACCTGTGGGATGTCACTCGCAGGAGTGACCGTGGGGGAGAGTCACCTGGGGCTGGATGGCCTGCAGGTGGGCATGGCTCCAGAGGAGCTGCTCGTGGCAGACCAGGACACCTGTGGAGACTACCTGATGATCTCCt tggaTGAGGAGGGTAAGAtggtggaggagggggcagaggtgATGGTGGAGGGcatggaggagcagggagatgtgaaggaggaagaggaggaggaggaaggccaGGAGGTCATCAAGGTGTACGTCATCAAGGCAGGCGCTGGCGAGAACGACTTCG GGGGTACTGTGGACATCGCCGAGAGAGACCAGGGGGTGGAGCTAACGGACCTGTCAGGCCGTTCAATCCGGGAGGAGATGGTGTACGTGTCCGCTGGTGACACCCATCACAATGAAGAGGACTTGG GAGGGGGTGAGGCAgctgagggggtgtgtgtggaggtggtggtgggcgGAGAGGAGGCGGTGCCTCTGGAACAGGCCTATGACAACACAGCTCTGAGCAACGACTGCACACCTGTGACCTGGCCTGCCGCCTGTG cAGGTGTGGAGGCCGGTGAGGGCAGTGAGAGCAGGGTCAGAGTGGCCAGCACAGTGCGGCACGTGGGCCAGGTGGGGGGCAAATCCAGCCACGCCCCATACCAGCACAGCAAGAGCAGGAAGCGCGCCGAACCGCGGCACGTCCAGACAG tggTCATCCTCGGCCCCCACGGACAGCCCCTGACTGCCTACCCCTGTTGCCTCTGCGGAAAGAAGTTCAAATCACACGGCTTCCTTAAGCGCCACACCAGAAACAACCACCAGGAGGCGCTGAACCGCAAGAAGTACCAGTGCAGCGACTGCGACTTCAGCACCAACAGGAAGGCCAGCCTGCACAGCCACATGGAGGCGCACACTGCGAGCAGCACGGAGGAGTtccgccagcagagggcgccaCCTGCCCCGCGCCTGCCGGTGGTACACACGGGCGAGAAGCCCTTCCCCTGCCGTCCGGCGGACTCCTCCACCCCGCAGACGCACGCGAAGGCGTCATCGCCCGCCCCACCGCCCGCGCCGACGCACGCCGACCCCCGAGGGCGCCGCTGCCCCCACTGCCCGCAccgcagctccagctccagcgaCCTCAAGCGCCACGTCATCTCTGCCCACACCAGGGACTACCCCCACCGCTGCCCCGCCTGCCGCAAGGGCTTCCACCGGCCCTCCGAGCTGAGGAGGCACTCTGCCGGCCGCTGTCCGGGCCCCACCCGCAGCCCCGCCTCTGCCCTCGGCCCCGCCCCTGCATCCGCCCAcagccctgcccccacctctGCCCCTGATCCCGCCTCTGCCCCTGATCCCGCCTCCGCCCCTGATCCTGCCTCTGCCCCTGATCCTGCCTCTGCCCCTGATCCCGCCTCAACTCCTGATCCCACCCCAGCCCCCATACCTGCCCCTGTCCCTggccccaacccctcccccgcccccacccccggccccaccccctctgccaGGAAGCCGCACCGGTGTCGGCACTGCGGTCTGCGGGCGGCCGACCCCTTTGCTCTGAGTCGGCACATCCTGTCCGCGCACACCAAGAAGCCGGCCACggccgggcggggcagggggaggggcgtgTCCGGGGGCGGGGCCAAGGGCCCGCAGCGAGGCCGGCGGGTGTACCAGTGTCAGTACTGCAACTACAGCACGGGCGACGCCTCTGGCTTCAAGCGCCACGTCATCTCCATCCACACCAAGGACTACCCCCACCGCTGCCAGCACTGCGGCAAGGGCTTCCGCCGGCCCTCCGAGAAGAACCAGCACATCGCGCGCCACCACAGGGAGCTGGCGGCTTCCGAGTGA
- the c8g gene encoding complement component C8 gamma chain: MGQGWLCVVMVTVLVPCVSGVRGGRGRRPPKEDPLDKITPVKDLNLAQLSGKWFLISVASRCQYLRDNNFRVESTTVTLTAPAYPSSPLTVSTLRKLNLQCWDIRQQYRPTRTSGRFLLRGNRPANDIHIVVGETDYISYVILYYQKQRNISMKLYGRAEKLPDDILDKFEQLAEKQGFSIDFVFPFPKYGFCLSADEKHTLNM, translated from the exons ATGGGCCAGGGGTGGCTGTGCGTTGTCATGGTGACGGTGCTGGTACCATGCGTGTCAGGAGTCAGAGGGGGCCGTGGGCGCAGGCCGCCGAAGGAGGACCCCCTGGACAAAATCACCCCTGTGAAGGACCTCAACCTGGCACAG CTGAGTGGAAAATGGTTCCTCATAAGTGTTGCATCAAGGTGCCAGTACCTCAGAGACAACAATTTCCGGGTCGAGAGCACCACAGTGACCCTAACTGCCCCCGCctacccctcctcccctctgacTGTCAGCACTCTCAGGAAGCT GAATCTGCAGTGCTGGGACATCAGGCAGCAATACCGGCCCACTCGCACCAGCGGACGCTTCCTGCTGAGAG GTAACAGACCAGCGAACGACATCCACATTGTCGTGGGAGAGACGGACTACATCTCCTACGTCATCCTCTACTACCAGAAGCAGAGGAATATCTCCATGAAGCTATACG GGAGGGCTGAAAAGCTCCCGGACGACATCCTGGACAAGTTCGAGCAGCTTGCGGAGAAGCAGGGCTTCAGCATCGACTTTGTGTTCCCCTTTCCCAAATACg GTTTCTGTTTGTCTGCGGACGAAAAGCACACGCTGA acatgTAA
- the eif2s3 gene encoding eukaryotic translation initiation factor 2 subunit 3 yields the protein MAGEESGVTLGQPHLSRQDLSTLDVSTLTPLSPEIISRQATINIGTIGHVAHGKSTVVKAISGVHTVRFKNELERNITIKLGYANAKVYKLDDPSCPRPECYRSCGSSTPDEFPTDIPGTKGNFKLVRHVSFVDCPGHDILMATMLNGAAVMDAALLLIAGNESCPQPQTSEHLAAIEIMKLKHILILQNKIDLVKESQAKEQYEQILAFVQGTVAEGAPIIPISAQLKYNIEVVCEYIVKKIPVPIRDFTSEPRLIVIRSFDVNKPGCEVDDLKGGVAGGSILKGVLKVGQELEVRPGIVSKDHEGRLMCKPIFSKIVSLFAEHNDLQYAAPGGLIGVGTKIDPTLCRADRMVGQVLGAVGALPEIFTELEISYFLLRRLLGVRTEGDKKAAKVQKLSKNEVLMVNIGSLSTGGRVSAVRADLAKIVLTNPVCTEVGEKIALSRRVEKHWRLIGWGQIRRGVNITPTVDDD from the exons GCACCATTGGTCACGTGGCTCATGGGAAGTCCACCGTGGTGAAGGCCATCTCTGGGGTGCACACCGTCAGGTTTAAAAATGAGCTGGAGAGGAACATCACCATCAAGCTGGGATACGCCAACGCCAAG gtgtATAAGTTGGACGACCCCAGCTGTCCTCGGCCAGAGTGCTACAGGTCGTGCGGGAGCAGCACTCCTGACGAGTTTCCCACCGACATCCCCGGCACCAAGGGCAACTTCAAACTGGTTAG ACACGTCTCCTTCGTGGATTGTCCGGGTCACGACATTTTGATGGCCACCATGCTGAACGGTGCTGCAGTGATGGACGCCGCCCTGCTGCTGATCG CGGGGAACGAGTCGTGCCCCCAGCCGCAGACGTCTGAGCACCTGGCGGCCATCGAGATCATGAAGCTGAAGCACATCCTCATCCTGCAGAACAAGATCGACCTGGTGAAGGAGAGCCAGGCCAAGGAGCAGTACGAGCAGATCCTGGCCTTCGTGCAGG GCACGGTGGCAGAAGGCGCTCCCATCATCCCCATCTCCGCCCAGCTGAAGTACAACATCGAGGTGGTGTGCGAGTACATAGTGAAGAAGATCCCTGTGCCCATCCGCGACTTCACCTCCGAGCCACGCCTTATCG tgatcCGGTCGTTTGACGTGAATAAGCCAGGCTGCGAGGTGGATGACCTGAAAGGGGGTGTGGCCGGCGGCAGCATCCTGAAAGGGGTGCTGAAG GTGgggcaggagctggaggtgcgGCCGGGTATCGTGTCGAAGGACCATGAAGGCAGGCTGATGTGCAAACCCATCTTCTCCAAGATCGTCTCGCTGTTCGCCGAACACAATGACCTGCAGTACGCAGCTCCTGGAGGCCTGAtag GTGTGGGCACAAAGATCGACCCCACACTGTGCCGGGCCGACCGCATGGTGGGACAGGTTCTGGGGGCGGTGGGGGCGCTGCCCGAGATCTTCACTGAGCTGGAGATCTCCTACTTCCTGCTGCGGAGGCTTCTGGGAGTACGCACAGAGGGCGACAAGAAAGCAGCCAAG gtTCAGAAGCTGTCCAAGAACGAGGTCCTGATGGTGAACATCGGGTCGCTGTCCACAGGGGGGAGAGTCAGCGCGGTGAGGGCTGATCTGGCTAAGATCGTGTTGACCAACCCCGTCTGCACCGAGGTGGGCGAGAAGATTGCGCTAAGTCGCCGAGTGGAGAAACACTGGCG tctgattggctggggcCAGATCCGGAGGGGCGTGAACATCACGCCCACAGTGGATGATGATTGA
- the LOC118773412 gene encoding lipocalin-like: protein MTATLLSMLGALLCALLARADVMPQSDFQLQRMAGKWYLIGFATNAHWFVSKKSEMKMGTAVFVPTAGGDLDMTYTSVNSDGSCWKMTHLAKKTDIPGRFTFRSQRWSNDNDMRVVSIKYDEYALIHTIKTKGGVSEVLNKMYSRSTDLSPELMQKFEQFSKASGVLPENIVFLAKNGECPDA from the exons ATGACGGCCACACtgctgagcatgctgggagcgCTGCTCTGCGCTCTCCTCGCCCGCGCCGACGTGATGccccagagcgacttccagctgcagagg ATGGCAGGGAAGTGGTATCTGATTGGCTTTGCCACCAACGCCCACTGGTTCGTCAGCAAGAAGTCTGAGATGAAGATGGGCACCGCAGTCTTCGTGCCAACAGCAGGGGGCGACCTGGACATGACCTACACCAGTgtgaa CTCGGACGGCTCCTGCTGGAAAATGACCCACCTGGCTAAGAAGACTGACATTCCTGGAAGATTCACCTTCCGCAGCCAGC GCTGGAGTAATGACAATGACATGCGTGTGGTGAGCATTAAGTATGACGAATACGCCCTGATCCACACCATCAAGACCAAAGGCGGGGTGTCCGAGGTGCTGAATAAGATGTACA GCCGTAGCACAGACCTGAGCCCAGAGCTGATGCAGAAGTTTGAGCAGTTCTCCAAGGCGTCCGGCGTCCTGCCAGAGAACATCGTCTTCCTGGCCAAAAACG GTGAATGCCCAGATGCCTAA